A region from the Stygiolobus caldivivus genome encodes:
- a CDS encoding FHA domain-containing protein, with the protein MPWKCPVCGYENTDDSLFCIKCGTQKPSDQTVQAATPPQMPVQTPPPTPVSPPPTDQNVQPPPAPMAPPPTPQPSTPPMDQSASPVPPSPIPQPPTPAQQVITQPPPQVPPQPMATGAKYYILFINTPYAGLINQKVPLSFDIFPSISVGRSPENVIIVPDPEISRRHAVISLENGDLYIEDLNSTNGTYVYDGKIFQPVKGKQKVEPNSIIKLGNQTMIKIIKE; encoded by the coding sequence ATGCCGTGGAAATGTCCCGTATGTGGATATGAAAACACTGACGACTCTTTGTTTTGTATAAAGTGCGGTACTCAAAAGCCAAGCGATCAAACTGTTCAAGCAGCTACGCCACCACAAATGCCTGTACAGACTCCACCACCAACACCAGTTTCACCACCTCCTACAGATCAAAATGTTCAACCTCCTCCTGCTCCAATGGCTCCTCCACCTACACCTCAACCTTCCACTCCCCCTATGGATCAATCAGCATCTCCAGTCCCTCCGTCTCCAATTCCTCAACCTCCTACTCCTGCTCAACAAGTTATTACCCAACCACCACCTCAAGTTCCCCCTCAACCAATGGCTACAGGTGCTAAGTACTATATCTTATTCATTAATACTCCGTATGCAGGCCTAATTAACCAGAAAGTACCGCTGTCTTTCGACATATTCCCGTCAATATCGGTCGGGAGGAGTCCTGAAAACGTAATAATCGTGCCCGACCCAGAGATATCAAGAAGACATGCAGTAATCTCTTTGGAGAATGGAGACCTATACATAGAGGACCTAAACAGTACTAACGGTACATATGTCTATGATGGTAAAATATTCCAACCAGTGAAAGGTAAACAAAAGGTCGAGCCTAACTCAATAATAAAATTAGGAAATCAGACCATGATTAAGATAATTAAGGAATGA
- a CDS encoding DsbA family oxidoreductase, translating to MIKLTFFHDVICPFCYMTSKRLKKVVSEFKGEVVVKHKAFAIISSLEDLMAIAPTEEDAKQVFLNEFSILKRYMPDYDPEKVIGKGKIKYVWSIPPLMACKAAEFQKGDEGHWEFFDRAQDKFFLEGEDITDEKVLVSIAEEIGLDISKFKQDIKSKKTKLAVIEDEEEAKAMGIRGVPAILVNDTWLIRGVQEENYYRAVIKDILEHGDPKEVKLKAYWEKE from the coding sequence ATGATTAAGTTAACATTCTTCCATGACGTAATTTGTCCGTTCTGCTATATGACATCTAAAAGGCTAAAGAAAGTAGTTAGTGAATTTAAAGGAGAAGTCGTTGTCAAGCATAAAGCTTTCGCAATTATTTCGTCACTAGAGGACCTAATGGCAATAGCACCTACAGAGGAAGACGCAAAGCAAGTTTTCCTTAATGAATTCTCGATTTTAAAGAGGTATATGCCAGATTATGACCCTGAAAAAGTAATAGGAAAAGGCAAAATAAAGTATGTTTGGTCTATCCCACCTTTAATGGCTTGTAAGGCCGCTGAATTTCAAAAAGGTGATGAAGGGCACTGGGAGTTCTTCGATAGGGCACAAGACAAGTTCTTCCTCGAGGGAGAGGATATAACAGATGAAAAAGTCCTCGTCTCGATAGCTGAAGAGATAGGGTTAGATATAAGTAAGTTTAAACAGGACATAAAGTCAAAGAAGACTAAATTAGCCGTAATAGAAGATGAAGAAGAAGCAAAAGCGATGGGGATAAGGGGAGTACCAGCAATCCTTGTAAACGATACTTGGTTAATAAGGGGAGTACAAGAAGAGAATTATTATAGGGCTGTAATTAAAGACATATTAGAACACGGAGATCCAAAAGAAGTTAAACTTAAGGCATATTGGGAAAAAGAATAA
- a CDS encoding CBS domain-containing protein has translation MKTVKNYMSTPVFQVEANTSIQEVCKLMIEKGVGSVIVTEGGEPKGIFTDRDAVKALSMGLSPNDEVRLASTLGNLITVDEDADPFAAIDIMTKNKIRHLPVRDKAGNIVGMFAITDISKVMHDVSP, from the coding sequence ATGAAAACTGTAAAGAATTATATGTCAACACCAGTATTTCAAGTAGAGGCAAACACGTCTATTCAAGAGGTCTGTAAATTAATGATAGAAAAAGGTGTGGGGTCTGTAATAGTTACTGAAGGTGGGGAACCGAAAGGGATATTCACAGACAGAGACGCGGTCAAAGCACTATCCATGGGTTTAAGTCCAAACGATGAAGTTAGGTTGGCGTCAACTCTGGGGAACCTAATTACCGTAGATGAAGACGCAGATCCTTTTGCTGCGATAGACATTATGACCAAGAATAAGATAAGGCATCTGCCAGTAAGGGACAAAGCAGGGAATATAGTAGGGATGTTTGCCATAACTGATATATCAAAAGTAATGCATGACGTGTCTCCTTAA
- a CDS encoding AbrB/MazE/SpoVT family DNA-binding domain-containing protein, giving the protein MPVEDVVKVSRNFQVTIPSRIRQKINIREGDLVRIIYDEREDSVKIIPISREELEGH; this is encoded by the coding sequence ATGCCCGTAGAAGATGTAGTAAAAGTGTCGAGGAATTTTCAGGTAACAATTCCCTCAAGGATAAGGCAGAAAATAAACATTAGAGAAGGTGATCTCGTAAGAATAATATATGATGAAAGGGAAGACTCAGTAAAAATTATACCAATAAGCAGGGAAGAACTAGAGGGACATTAA
- a CDS encoding VWA domain-containing protein: MTISTRVEVSHKYSFNSQVRAVFRIIIVPERVSTATGFHYIILLDTSGSMYGVKIDTAKNGAIELLNRIPRGNKITFITFSSQVNVLSEFADAPSLIPQIQSVNAGGQTVLYSALSKAIEIARKHETPGYIILLTDGQPTDVTDITPYDRLPLPGGFKVIAFGIGDDYNEQLLKTLADKSGGILNHINDPMEVANALPQAAVTEIGAKNVIVDIVSESPVKLLNYPGPPVKLGAIEGVVRILGEVNIPPNYSGNLMTVKVNYEDPATSRPDSQVSVIQVTPARDTQTFLSGINNDLLSEYQYYALMNKLSSDLSANKLTEATRTLQQMQQLAQQTRKIELMETTRRLQQSLETTRRLGDSEQTKKLSKEVSSEVTKKLRS; encoded by the coding sequence ATGACGATTTCTACACGAGTAGAAGTTAGCCATAAGTATTCTTTTAACTCTCAAGTTAGAGCTGTATTTAGGATAATAATAGTCCCCGAAAGAGTATCTACGGCTACAGGTTTTCATTACATTATACTCTTAGATACTTCAGGCTCAATGTATGGTGTAAAAATTGACACTGCAAAGAACGGCGCTATTGAACTCTTGAACAGGATCCCTAGGGGCAATAAGATTACGTTTATAACTTTCTCCAGCCAAGTAAATGTCCTCAGTGAATTTGCCGATGCACCATCACTAATTCCTCAAATACAGTCTGTAAACGCTGGGGGACAAACGGTTTTATATTCAGCACTTAGTAAGGCAATAGAGATAGCTAGAAAACACGAGACACCGGGCTACATAATCTTGTTAACAGACGGTCAGCCAACAGATGTTACGGATATCACCCCTTATGACCGATTACCATTACCGGGTGGATTTAAGGTCATAGCTTTTGGCATTGGTGATGACTATAACGAACAGCTGCTTAAAACCCTAGCCGATAAGAGCGGGGGAATCCTTAACCACATTAACGATCCGATGGAAGTTGCGAATGCACTTCCTCAGGCTGCTGTAACCGAGATTGGGGCTAAAAACGTAATAGTAGATATAGTCTCCGAATCTCCAGTAAAGCTACTCAATTACCCTGGGCCTCCAGTAAAGTTAGGGGCAATTGAGGGAGTCGTGAGGATTTTGGGAGAAGTAAATATACCGCCAAACTATAGTGGAAACCTAATGACGGTAAAAGTAAATTATGAAGACCCAGCTACCAGTAGACCCGACTCGCAAGTAAGCGTTATCCAGGTAACCCCAGCTAGGGATACCCAGACGTTCCTTAGCGGGATAAATAATGACCTGCTGAGCGAATACCAGTATTATGCTCTAATGAACAAACTGTCCAGTGACTTAAGCGCTAATAAGCTGACCGAAGCTACTAGGACACTACAGCAGATGCAGCAGCTAGCTCAACAGACCAGAAAGATAGAGCTAATGGAGACTACCAGAAGACTACAACAAAGCCTTGAGACAACTAGAAGATTGGGAGATTCTGAACAGACAAAGAAATTATCAAAAGAAGTCTCTAGCGAAGTCACAAAAAAACTAAGGTCATAG
- a CDS encoding VWA domain-containing protein produces the protein MTISLKIKSSTNYVALEKPTEVDLIIRIVPESFVRFTGIHYVILIDNSPSMRKENKMQTAIAAANKLANEIPPGNYLSIYLFSNDLEKLYEGQTGMPINIPPEVKKGYTTNFHKAINKALEMVRGYSTPVKLIILSDGKPTDKRNLSDYEPIQVPPHVQIISIGIGNDYNEAIMKRLADKGSGVYYHILDPSQLPVLFAQQKVSDVAGYNLVLNVPPGFEVLNYEMPVNIPIVDKAVTVYAVGNVPPGNQPVVLNVTGSYYDPARGGIVQINEPLYLQRASYAMVQQSINQSVVAEVRYFNLLKQYGNALMVGNNKEATQIAQELLTAAEQTRREDLIEETRKLTGDKKSDLSEVTRTMRKQ, from the coding sequence ATGACAATAAGTCTAAAGATTAAGAGCTCTACAAATTACGTTGCTTTAGAAAAACCCACAGAAGTCGACTTAATAATAAGGATAGTCCCTGAATCCTTTGTAAGATTTACCGGTATACATTACGTTATTCTAATAGATAACAGCCCGTCTATGAGAAAGGAGAACAAAATGCAAACAGCAATAGCTGCTGCCAACAAGTTAGCTAATGAGATCCCACCTGGTAATTATTTGTCGATATACCTTTTCTCTAACGATTTAGAAAAATTATATGAAGGACAGACTGGTATGCCGATAAATATACCGCCAGAGGTCAAGAAGGGGTATACAACTAATTTCCACAAGGCAATAAACAAAGCCCTAGAGATGGTGAGGGGTTACTCTACACCCGTAAAGTTGATAATACTCTCTGACGGTAAACCTACTGATAAAAGGAACCTAAGCGATTATGAGCCGATCCAAGTCCCACCGCACGTCCAAATAATATCGATAGGGATAGGAAATGATTATAACGAGGCGATAATGAAAAGGCTGGCAGACAAAGGTTCTGGTGTTTACTACCACATACTGGATCCTTCTCAGCTCCCAGTACTATTTGCCCAACAAAAAGTATCCGATGTGGCTGGTTATAATTTAGTACTGAACGTACCTCCGGGGTTTGAAGTCCTAAACTACGAAATGCCGGTGAATATCCCTATTGTAGATAAAGCTGTGACAGTCTACGCTGTAGGTAACGTCCCACCGGGTAACCAACCCGTAGTGCTTAACGTGACGGGGAGCTATTATGACCCTGCCAGAGGGGGGATAGTACAAATAAATGAGCCGTTATACTTACAGAGGGCAAGTTATGCTATGGTCCAACAGAGTATAAACCAGAGCGTAGTAGCTGAGGTAAGGTATTTCAACTTATTAAAACAATACGGTAACGCACTTATGGTCGGGAACAACAAGGAAGCTACACAGATCGCGCAAGAACTCCTAACTGCTGCTGAGCAAACCAGAAGAGAAGACTTGATAGAGGAGACGAGAAAACTTACTGGAGATAAGAAGTCAGACCTATCGGAAGTAACAAGGACTATGAGAAAACAATAG
- a CDS encoding DUF402 domain-containing protein — protein MKVRIRGIYATALTYLFLKSGYTIVQQTPQIVERFGIEASNEPADITVKDGIDKGEIVSIGGDIYEFLRSTFKYSSVWKSPVKLYSVIEPEGCEYMGYRVEPCIEKGTIIKPPVEGKIVLSPARAVGKVAMVWRGEGKTFFSEHIKEEMKEKLLAISLPLNKKGYNIKWRSNAIFVPASELKKELESLVMRYESGDFRNQGEEFIRVILSLEDKLFLDGIRSLVVKTMKFHHMLKYSYHHNEVDEEEQNEKPDPIPLLKGLIRDTMAIEHVKADGRKYTLREGKVIYSEINKDFYVIRLKREFKGRGNYDGLEIPIENGDYDIVEFDSRQWYQLHRYFSAEGELKGIYANISTPPELLQGKIRYLDLEVDVIKKGNEIRVIDLEELEKKKELLGEELYKKAVLTSESIKNSLMSL, from the coding sequence ATGAAGGTTAGAATAAGGGGGATTTATGCTACTGCTTTAACATATTTATTCCTAAAGTCTGGGTATACGATTGTCCAACAGACTCCCCAAATAGTAGAAAGGTTCGGGATAGAAGCGTCTAACGAACCGGCTGATATTACAGTAAAGGACGGGATAGATAAAGGAGAGATAGTATCAATAGGTGGAGATATATATGAGTTTCTGAGGTCGACTTTCAAGTATTCATCTGTATGGAAGTCTCCGGTAAAACTCTACTCCGTAATAGAACCGGAAGGCTGTGAATATATGGGGTACCGGGTCGAACCTTGTATCGAAAAGGGGACTATAATCAAACCGCCGGTAGAGGGGAAAATAGTACTTTCACCAGCTAGGGCTGTAGGAAAAGTAGCCATGGTATGGCGAGGTGAGGGAAAGACCTTCTTTTCAGAACACATAAAAGAAGAAATGAAAGAAAAACTGCTCGCAATAAGTCTACCCTTAAATAAAAAAGGCTATAACATAAAGTGGAGGAGTAATGCGATATTCGTTCCCGCTTCAGAATTAAAGAAAGAACTCGAAAGCCTAGTAATGAGGTACGAGTCAGGAGATTTTAGAAACCAAGGCGAAGAATTTATACGGGTGATCCTGTCTCTAGAAGATAAACTATTCCTTGACGGTATTAGGAGCTTAGTCGTTAAGACCATGAAGTTCCACCATATGCTAAAGTACAGTTACCACCACAATGAGGTAGACGAAGAAGAACAGAATGAAAAGCCTGACCCAATCCCTCTCCTGAAAGGACTAATACGCGACACAATGGCTATTGAACATGTGAAAGCTGATGGAAGGAAGTATACCCTCAGGGAGGGGAAGGTAATATACTCCGAAATAAATAAGGACTTCTATGTGATCAGGCTAAAGAGGGAATTTAAAGGAAGAGGTAACTATGACGGGCTTGAAATACCTATTGAAAACGGGGACTATGATATAGTAGAGTTTGACTCAAGACAATGGTACCAGCTACACAGATATTTTAGTGCAGAGGGGGAATTAAAGGGGATTTACGCTAATATTTCTACCCCACCAGAGCTTTTACAAGGCAAGATCAGGTATTTGGACCTCGAAGTAGACGTAATAAAGAAAGGTAACGAGATAAGGGTCATAGACCTAGAAGAATTAGAGAAGAAGAAGGAACTCTTAGGAGAAGAATTATATAAAAAAGCTGTATTGACTTCTGAGAGTATTAAAAATTCTTTAATGTCCCTCTAG